A single genomic interval of Mucilaginibacter boryungensis harbors:
- a CDS encoding LytR/AlgR family response regulator transcription factor, giving the protein MTLNCLIIDDEPIARKLLQEYIEETDFLMLIGTAENPLKATSIINDMQVDLIFLDVNMPKMNGFQFLRSAVNLPMVIMTTAYGQYALDGFEMAVVDYLVKPFSLGRFLKATRKALELKTLRESTSTAKRADNDSFYVKCDGKIEKVLYDEVLYVEAMTNYVIIHTTKHKRIVYLTIKGILEQLPADKFIQVHKSYIVNIDKVNTIDGHTLHLGDIKLTMSLSFADEVMKRILNGRFLKR; this is encoded by the coding sequence ATGACACTTAACTGCCTGATAATTGATGATGAACCCATAGCCCGTAAACTGCTACAGGAATATATTGAAGAAACCGATTTTTTGATGTTGATTGGCACTGCCGAAAACCCGCTAAAAGCTACCAGTATAATCAACGACATGCAGGTTGACCTGATATTTTTGGATGTGAACATGCCTAAAATGAACGGGTTTCAATTTTTACGATCGGCGGTAAATTTGCCTATGGTTATTATGACCACCGCTTATGGCCAATACGCGCTTGATGGTTTTGAAATGGCAGTAGTTGATTATTTGGTAAAACCTTTCTCGTTAGGGCGTTTTTTAAAAGCAACAAGAAAGGCCTTAGAGTTAAAAACCCTGCGGGAAAGTACATCAACCGCTAAACGGGCTGATAATGATAGCTTTTATGTAAAGTGCGACGGCAAAATAGAAAAGGTATTGTATGACGAAGTACTTTACGTAGAAGCCATGACCAATTATGTTATTATACACACCACCAAACATAAAAGGATAGTATACTTAACCATTAAGGGTATATTAGAGCAATTACCTGCCGATAAATTTATACAAGTACACAAAAGCTACATTGTTAATATTGATAAGGTCAACACCATTGATGGCCACACACTGCACTTAGGCGATATTAAACTAACCATGAGCTTAAGCTTTGCCGATGAAGTGATGAAACGGATCCTAAACGGCAGGTTTCTGAAAAGGTAG
- a CDS encoding sensor histidine kinase, translating into MKLSKILYHFCFWLLAYFFWIFIFRNGTLVLTHTITIQFCYLAFISANYYFNALYTIPHLLNKKRYIRFAVFFISGIVLTALIRIPVSMLVITYVFKVPHPVFNYFSIFLDSFINILFWVVCILAAKMVLEKTRSQLYIEQIEKEKATNELNFLRAQFNPHFLFNSINSIYGHIDKNNKDARDMLLVFSEMLRYQLYECNVEQIGLDSEINYIKNYIAIQKGRIDERIVVNFHTDEISGQVMVAPLLFITFIENAFKYVGFNEDKQNHIDICLKYHEGNLIFKVFNTKDAFVNTSERSSGLGIANTKRRLEILYPNRHQLHISNNNNDYKVTLNLYNV; encoded by the coding sequence TTGAAGCTCAGTAAAATATTATATCATTTTTGTTTTTGGCTGCTGGCCTACTTTTTCTGGATCTTTATTTTCAGGAATGGCACCCTGGTGCTTACGCATACTATTACCATACAGTTTTGCTACCTGGCCTTTATTTCAGCAAACTATTACTTTAACGCACTGTATACCATCCCCCATTTACTTAATAAAAAACGGTATATCAGGTTCGCCGTATTTTTTATATCGGGTATTGTGTTAACGGCACTTATACGGATACCGGTTTCTATGCTGGTTATCACTTACGTTTTTAAAGTTCCACACCCGGTATTTAATTACTTCTCTATTTTCCTTGATTCGTTTATCAATATCCTGTTTTGGGTAGTATGTATACTGGCCGCCAAAATGGTGCTGGAAAAAACCCGGTCGCAGCTTTATATCGAACAAATTGAAAAAGAAAAAGCCACTAACGAGCTTAATTTCCTGCGGGCGCAATTCAATCCGCATTTCCTGTTCAATTCTATTAATTCCATTTACGGGCATATCGATAAGAACAACAAGGATGCGCGCGATATGCTGCTGGTTTTTTCGGAAATGCTACGCTACCAGCTTTATGAATGCAATGTGGAGCAAATTGGCCTGGACAGCGAGATAAACTATATTAAAAACTACATCGCCATACAAAAAGGCCGTATTGATGAACGCATCGTGGTTAACTTCCATACTGATGAAATTAGCGGGCAAGTAATGGTGGCGCCGCTGCTTTTTATCACCTTTATTGAAAACGCGTTTAAATACGTCGGTTTTAACGAGGACAAACAAAACCACATTGATATTTGCCTGAAATACCACGAAGGTAACCTGATATTTAAAGTGTTTAACACTAAGGACGCCTTTGTCAATACCTCCGAAAGATCTTCGGGTTTGGGCATTGCCAATACCAAACGGCGATTGGAGATACTGTACCCTAACCGGCACCAGTTACATATTAGCAACAACAATAATGATTACAAGGTAACTTTAAATTTGTACAACGTATGA
- a CDS encoding c-type cytochrome: MNRKFSVIVLLAAIVAITVAATTKKTEPIKYTNLKVLPKNISSRDLQSIMTDDFEDGLGVSCGFCHANAADGHGLDFASDAKPEKEIARKMMRMTLNINKKWLDNKHAKLGDATLIVQCTTCHKGQPFPDGAEPK; this comes from the coding sequence ATGAACAGAAAATTTTCGGTAATTGTGTTGCTTGCAGCTATTGTAGCCATTACGGTGGCTGCAACAACAAAAAAGACGGAGCCTATTAAATATACCAATTTAAAGGTGCTGCCCAAAAACATCAGTTCGCGCGATTTGCAGAGTATTATGACCGACGATTTTGAAGACGGCCTGGGCGTTAGCTGTGGTTTTTGCCACGCCAACGCGGCAGATGGGCACGGCCTTGATTTTGCCAGCGATGCTAAACCTGAAAAGGAGATAGCCCGCAAAATGATGCGCATGACATTAAACATCAATAAAAAATGGTTGGATAATAAACACGCTAAGCTTGGCGATGCTACTTTAATAGTACAATGCACCACCTGTCACAAAGGCCAGCCCTTCCCTGACGGGGCCGAACCTAAGTAG
- a CDS encoding YceI family protein produces MKNIIGLIVVLLIAKVSLPQYKPVGQGSSLKFTIKNLGFSVDGSFSGFEGNINFDPQNPAGSNFDVTVDAATVNTDNSLRDEHLKGDTYFDVKNNPRIRMASNKITAGKNGTCIFNGTLTIKGKTRPVSFPFTASPVDDGFLFKGSFKMNRRDFDIGGTSTISNELEVNLNIVAKK; encoded by the coding sequence ATGAAAAATATAATTGGATTAATAGTGGTATTGCTTATCGCGAAGGTAAGCTTGCCGCAGTATAAACCTGTCGGTCAGGGCTCGTCGTTAAAATTTACCATTAAAAATTTAGGGTTTAGTGTGGATGGATCTTTTAGCGGCTTTGAGGGGAACATTAATTTCGACCCTCAAAACCCTGCCGGCAGTAATTTTGATGTAACCGTTGATGCCGCTACGGTAAATACCGACAACAGCCTGCGCGATGAGCATTTAAAGGGCGATACTTATTTTGATGTGAAGAATAACCCTCGCATCAGGATGGCATCGAACAAAATTACGGCTGGTAAAAACGGCACCTGCATTTTTAACGGAACGCTAACCATTAAGGGGAAAACAAGACCCGTTAGCTTTCCATTTACCGCTTCGCCGGTTGATGATGGTTTTTTGTTCAAAGGGTCGTTTAAAATGAACCGCAGGGATTTTGACATTGGCGGCACCAGCACCATCTCAAACGAACTTGAAGTAAACCTAAACATAGTCGCAAAAAAATGA
- a CDS encoding metallophosphoesterase family protein, producing MSDQFQPGEPNDQEQKNNDGIDRRGFLECMAWAGTGVLWMMSGGVMKSFGMSQMIDKTTGGLKQGLVMPKSDFSFVQISDSHIGFSKAANPDVVGTLNAAIAKINNMPVTPSFVLHTGDLSHLAQADEFDTLEQSLKSVKTEKIFYVPGEHDMTDNGKLYLERFGKGTQGDGWYSFDKNGVHFIGLNNVTNHVDGGLGYIGPAQLKWLEADLKPLSNSTPIVVFAHIPLWAIYPQWGWGTDDSAQALALLKRFGSVSVLNGHIHQTIQKVEGNITFHTANSTAFPQPAPGAAPAPGPMKVPAEKLRTMLGLTSVNYVEHNHTLAITDTPLIQG from the coding sequence ATGAGCGATCAATTTCAACCGGGAGAACCTAATGACCAGGAACAAAAAAACAACGACGGCATAGACCGTCGCGGATTTTTAGAGTGTATGGCCTGGGCCGGCACCGGCGTGCTTTGGATGATGTCGGGCGGTGTTATGAAATCATTCGGGATGAGCCAAATGATTGACAAAACCACCGGCGGGTTAAAACAAGGCCTGGTAATGCCCAAATCCGATTTCAGTTTCGTCCAGATAAGCGACAGTCACATTGGCTTCAGTAAAGCAGCTAACCCCGATGTGGTGGGTACCTTAAATGCTGCTATTGCCAAAATTAACAATATGCCGGTAACCCCATCGTTTGTGCTGCACACCGGCGACCTTTCTCACCTGGCGCAAGCCGATGAATTTGATACGCTGGAACAATCGTTAAAAAGCGTAAAGACCGAGAAAATATTTTACGTTCCCGGCGAGCACGATATGACAGACAATGGCAAGCTATACCTTGAGCGTTTTGGTAAAGGCACCCAAGGCGATGGCTGGTACAGTTTTGATAAGAACGGCGTGCATTTTATAGGATTGAATAACGTAACAAACCATGTGGATGGCGGCTTGGGTTACATTGGCCCTGCACAACTGAAATGGCTGGAAGCTGATCTGAAACCATTATCAAATAGTACCCCTATTGTAGTTTTCGCACACATCCCCCTGTGGGCTATATACCCGCAGTGGGGTTGGGGAACTGATGACAGCGCGCAAGCCCTGGCACTGTTAAAACGCTTTGGGTCGGTATCGGTATTAAACGGTCACATCCACCAAACTATACAAAAAGTAGAGGGGAATATTACCTTCCATACCGCAAACTCAACTGCGTTTCCGCAACCTGCACCAGGCGCTGCACCTGCACCGGGCCCCATGAAGGTACCTGCCGAAAAACTACGTACTATGCTGGGCTTAACCAGTGTAAATTATGTAGAACACAACCATACCCTGGCTATTACAGATACGCCGCTTATACAAGGCTAA
- the smpB gene encoding SsrA-binding protein SmpB, whose protein sequence is MSKDNIYIKNKQAYFEYFISDKYVAGIKLLGTEIKSIREGKANLNDAFCTFINGQLYVRNLHISEYTFGSFYNHEQKRDRVLLLNKKELKKLETKGEEKGFTIVPLALFISERGFAKLEIGLGQGKKMYDKRETMKERDTKVEMDRAMKR, encoded by the coding sequence ATGAGCAAGGATAACATCTATATCAAGAATAAACAGGCCTATTTCGAATACTTCATATCTGATAAATATGTAGCCGGGATAAAGCTGCTTGGTACCGAAATTAAATCCATCCGCGAAGGTAAAGCCAACCTGAACGATGCTTTTTGCACGTTTATTAACGGCCAGTTATATGTGCGCAACCTCCATATTTCTGAATATACCTTTGGCTCGTTCTACAATCACGAACAAAAGCGCGACCGGGTATTATTGCTTAACAAAAAGGAATTAAAAAAGCTGGAAACCAAAGGCGAGGAAAAAGGCTTTACCATTGTGCCCCTTGCCCTGTTCATTAGCGAGCGCGGTTTTGCCAAGCTGGAAATAGGCTTGGGACAGGGTAAAAAAATGTATGATAAACGCGAAACCATGAAAGAGCGCGACACCAAAGTTGAGATGGACCGCGCTATGAAACGTTAA
- a CDS encoding Nramp family divalent metal transporter: MTEKHTHGQSLANVHSSVDTNKATGWKRLLAFIGPAYLVSVGYMDPGNWATDIAGGSAFGYKLIWVLFASNLIALLLQSLAARLGIVRGLDLAQASKHNYPRFVNFWLYILAQLAIIACDLAEIIGMAIGLKLLFNLPLIWGVSLTITDTVLMLWLMNKGMRKLEGFIVSMIFIIGLSFLIEMFIVKPDVVEIAKGFIPGNLFSGDKIHQQMLYIAIGIIGATVMPHNLYLHSSLVQTRKINRTDEGIRTSIKFNLIDTTVALNLAFFVNAAILILAAGAFFRNGYFQVAEIQDAYKLLEHIFGATAPTLFAIALIASGQSSTITGTLAGQIIMEGHINLRIEPWLRRLLTRFLAIVPAVFTILHYGDSGLGNLIILSQVVLSLQLGFAVIPLIHFTSDKKRMGRFAISTKVKVVAWASAILIVSLNAKLVYDQIGDWLTGNKAADIYIYIFVVPIVIFIALLLVYVFVRPLIFKYKETPVYVPHGLAEVLDEMDAITYHHIGVTIDFSKNDRDSIRHALMQGGKKARYTLIHIVETAGARYHGTDVMDNETQSDVDNLDKYVDEVKALGYHAVSQIGFGLPAKAITAIVKKDEIDFLVMGSHGHKVIKDLIYGSTVDKVRHNVNIPVLIVKQRKR, encoded by the coding sequence ATGACAGAGAAACATACACACGGACAATCATTAGCAAACGTACATAGTTCGGTTGACACGAATAAAGCAACCGGGTGGAAACGCTTACTGGCCTTTATTGGGCCGGCTTATTTAGTAAGCGTGGGCTATATGGACCCGGGCAACTGGGCAACGGATATTGCAGGCGGCAGCGCCTTTGGTTATAAATTGATATGGGTGCTGTTTGCATCAAACTTGATCGCCTTGTTACTGCAATCCCTGGCTGCGCGGTTGGGCATTGTACGCGGGCTCGATCTGGCCCAGGCTTCAAAGCATAATTATCCCCGCTTTGTTAATTTCTGGCTTTACATTTTGGCACAACTGGCTATTATAGCCTGCGATCTGGCCGAGATCATAGGCATGGCTATAGGGTTGAAACTGCTATTTAACCTGCCATTGATATGGGGTGTATCGCTCACTATAACCGATACTGTGCTGATGCTTTGGCTAATGAACAAAGGCATGCGCAAGCTGGAAGGCTTTATCGTATCCATGATATTTATTATCGGCCTTTCATTTTTAATAGAAATGTTTATTGTAAAGCCCGATGTAGTAGAAATAGCTAAAGGCTTTATTCCAGGCAACTTATTCAGTGGCGATAAAATACATCAGCAAATGCTGTATATAGCCATTGGTATTATCGGCGCTACGGTAATGCCGCATAATCTTTATTTGCACTCATCATTAGTGCAAACCCGTAAAATTAACCGTACGGATGAAGGCATCCGCACATCCATCAAATTCAACCTGATAGATACTACCGTTGCCCTTAACCTGGCCTTTTTTGTAAACGCGGCTATACTAATATTGGCGGCGGGCGCATTCTTCCGCAATGGGTATTTCCAGGTGGCCGAGATACAGGATGCTTATAAATTACTGGAACATATATTTGGCGCTACCGCCCCCACTTTGTTTGCCATAGCGCTGATCGCGTCGGGGCAAAGCTCTACCATTACGGGTACGCTTGCCGGCCAGATCATTATGGAAGGCCATATTAACCTGCGTATTGAACCCTGGCTGCGCCGTTTACTTACGCGGTTTTTAGCTATTGTACCCGCAGTTTTCACCATACTGCATTATGGCGATAGCGGCTTGGGCAACCTTATTATTCTAAGCCAGGTAGTATTAAGCCTGCAATTAGGGTTTGCCGTTATTCCGCTTATTCATTTTACATCCGATAAAAAACGGATGGGCAGGTTTGCGATCAGCACCAAAGTAAAAGTAGTTGCCTGGGCAAGCGCTATATTAATTGTATCGTTAAATGCCAAACTGGTTTACGATCAGATTGGGGATTGGTTAACCGGAAACAAAGCAGCTGATATTTACATTTATATTTTTGTGGTACCCATTGTAATTTTTATTGCGCTGCTGCTTGTTTATGTATTTGTACGCCCGTTAATATTTAAGTACAAAGAAACTCCGGTATATGTTCCGCATGGGCTGGCCGAAGTTTTGGATGAAATGGACGCCATTACTTATCATCATATTGGGGTAACTATCGATTTTTCTAAAAACGACCGGGATTCCATTCGCCATGCTTTAATGCAAGGTGGCAAAAAAGCCCGGTACACGCTTATTCATATAGTAGAAACCGCGGGTGCACGCTATCATGGCACCGACGTTATGGACAATGAAACCCAAAGCGATGTAGATAACCTGGACAAATATGTTGATGAGGTTAAAGCGCTGGGGTACCATGCTGTCTCACAAATCGGCTTTGGATTACCTGCTAAGGCAATTACCGCTATTGTGAAAAAAGATGAGATTGACTTTTTGGTAATGGGATCGCACGGACACAAGGTAATTAAGGATCTTATTTATGGTTCTACTGTAGATAAGGTACGTCACAACGTGAATATACCCGTGCTGATTGTTAAGCAGCGGAAGCGTTGA
- a CDS encoding metal-dependent transcriptional regulator encodes MNTFTEENYLKTIYHCALDAGSASTNQIAAATNTRAASVTDMLKKLAEKKLINYTKYQGVTLTEEGEKIALGIIRKHRLWEYFLVEKLDFKWDEVHEVAEELEHISSTELIDRLDKFMEYPKYDPHGDPIPDRDGRFKRQELKPVSALLVNQTGVVAGVGDHSTAFLQYLEKASLVLGTTLIVAEIVDYDHSVILEIGNKRINISREVAKNLLVAI; translated from the coding sequence ATGAATACGTTTACCGAGGAAAACTATCTTAAAACCATCTACCATTGCGCATTAGATGCAGGCAGCGCCAGTACCAACCAAATAGCGGCTGCAACTAATACGCGCGCAGCATCGGTTACCGATATGCTGAAAAAACTGGCCGAGAAAAAACTGATCAACTATACTAAATACCAAGGCGTTACCCTCACTGAAGAAGGCGAGAAGATTGCGCTGGGCATTATCCGTAAGCACCGGCTGTGGGAATACTTTTTGGTGGAAAAGCTCGACTTTAAATGGGATGAAGTGCACGAAGTGGCCGAAGAACTGGAACATATTTCATCAACCGAACTGATTGACCGGCTGGACAAGTTTATGGAATACCCTAAGTACGATCCGCATGGCGACCCTATCCCCGATCGCGATGGCCGGTTTAAACGACAGGAACTGAAACCTGTTTCGGCTTTGCTTGTTAACCAAACCGGCGTAGTAGCAGGTGTGGGCGACCATTCTACTGCTTTTTTGCAATACCTGGAAAAAGCGTCCCTGGTATTAGGTACAACTTTAATAGTGGCCGAGATAGTAGATTACGACCATTCGGTGATACTGGAAATAGGAAACAAACGCATAAACATTAGCCGCGAGGTAGCAAAAAATTTACTGGTGGCCATATGA
- a CDS encoding Lrp/AsnC family transcriptional regulator — MAAELDKTDLQILKILQENGRITNLQLSNEIGLSPAPTLERVRKLENAEYIKSYHALVDEEKLGLGIKTFIQISLDFHQKNTIQIFLDEIQNIKEITECHHVTGQCDFLLKVYVSNIKAYEQLIMEKISRIPVVKTFQTMMIMSTSKKEPIVPLEY; from the coding sequence ATGGCAGCTGAACTTGATAAAACCGACTTACAGATACTGAAAATATTACAGGAGAACGGCAGAATAACCAACCTGCAGTTATCCAACGAAATTGGCCTTTCGCCCGCGCCCACGCTTGAACGCGTGCGCAAACTTGAAAATGCCGAGTATATAAAAAGTTACCACGCCCTGGTTGATGAGGAGAAACTGGGCCTGGGTATAAAAACATTTATACAGATATCGTTAGACTTTCATCAGAAGAATACCATCCAGATATTTTTGGATGAGATACAAAACATTAAAGAGATTACCGAGTGCCACCACGTAACCGGTCAGTGCGATTTTCTGCTAAAGGTGTATGTAAGCAACATTAAAGCTTACGAGCAATTGATTATGGAAAAGATCAGCCGCATACCTGTGGTAAAAACCTTCCAGACCATGATGATCATGTCGACCAGTAAGAAGGAGCCGATAGTGCCATTGGAATATTAG
- the ung gene encoding uracil-DNA glycosylase — MSIALPESWLNVLKDEFDKPYMADLRKFLQAEKEAGKVVYPRNADIFNAFNKTPFDKVKVVILGQDPYHGPNQAHGLSFSVQKGVAIPKSLINIYKELATDIPGFVKPAHGNLEEWAEQGVLLLNATLTVRAAEAASHQKKGWEQFTDAVIKKLSDERKGLVFILWGAYAQSKIPLIDASKHHIIKSVHPSPLSVERGFWGSKPFSKANDYLIKEGQQPIDWQIR, encoded by the coding sequence ATGTCTATAGCATTACCGGAATCGTGGTTAAACGTTTTAAAGGATGAATTCGACAAGCCTTACATGGCCGATCTGCGTAAATTTTTACAAGCCGAAAAAGAGGCCGGAAAGGTGGTATACCCCCGCAATGCCGATATTTTTAACGCCTTTAATAAAACCCCGTTCGACAAAGTAAAAGTAGTTATACTGGGACAGGACCCATACCATGGCCCTAACCAGGCGCATGGCTTATCCTTCTCGGTGCAAAAAGGCGTGGCCATTCCAAAATCACTCATCAATATCTATAAGGAGCTGGCTACCGATATTCCCGGCTTTGTAAAACCTGCACACGGTAACCTGGAAGAATGGGCCGAGCAAGGCGTACTGCTACTAAACGCCACTTTAACCGTCCGCGCTGCCGAAGCAGCTTCGCATCAAAAGAAAGGTTGGGAGCAGTTTACCGATGCCGTAATAAAAAAACTATCCGACGAACGCAAAGGCCTGGTGTTCATTTTGTGGGGTGCCTATGCACAATCCAAGATACCGTTGATTGACGCGAGCAAGCATCACATCATCAAATCGGTGCACCCTTCGCCCCTATCTGTCGAGCGTGGCTTTTGGGGTTCGAAGCCATTCTCCAAAGCAAACGACTACTTGATTAAGGAAGGACAGCAGCCTATTGACTGGCAAATAAGGTAA
- a CDS encoding DUF2892 domain-containing protein has product MSNIVRLIVACVIMGAAVAMAGFGMWGWGILVLFLGGVVLLSFFFNENMIIAQFYLRKENSVKAEEWLLKITDYEKQIHKGQWGYYNLLMGLIESRKTPMKSEKYFKKSLTLGMRMSHNTALAKLSLAGIAMAKRNKREAQMYLQEAAKDDKNKLLAEQIKMMKGQMAQMDKQVVRGYRNF; this is encoded by the coding sequence ATGTCAAATATTGTTCGTTTAATAGTAGCCTGCGTAATTATGGGAGCCGCCGTAGCGATGGCTGGCTTCGGTATGTGGGGATGGGGGATCTTAGTACTGTTTTTAGGCGGTGTAGTATTACTAAGCTTCTTTTTTAACGAGAACATGATCATAGCGCAATTTTACCTGCGTAAAGAAAATTCGGTTAAGGCAGAAGAGTGGCTATTAAAGATTACCGATTACGAAAAACAGATACACAAAGGCCAATGGGGCTATTATAACCTGTTGATGGGACTGATCGAATCGCGCAAAACACCGATGAAATCTGAGAAGTATTTCAAAAAATCGTTAACGCTGGGCATGCGTATGTCGCACAATACTGCTTTGGCTAAATTAAGTCTGGCCGGTATAGCCATGGCCAAACGCAATAAACGCGAAGCGCAAATGTACCTGCAGGAAGCCGCTAAGGACGATAAGAACAAGCTGCTGGCCGAACAGATAAAAATGATGAAAGGCCAGATGGCGCAAATGGATAAACAAGTAGTGCGCGGTTACCGCAACTTTTAA
- a CDS encoding deoxyhypusine synthase family protein: MSTTRGPISQFIERNYLHFNAAALMDAAKGYETHLLEGGKMMVTLAGAMSTAELGISLAEMIRQGKIDIISCTGANLEEDIMNLVAHSHYKRVPNYRDLSPQEERELLDNHFNRVTDTCIPEEEAFRRLQKHIEKIWKDAEASGERYFPHEFMYKILLSGELEQYYEIDPKNSWMLAAAERNLPIVVPGWEDSTMGNIFASYVIKGEITATTVKGGIEYMAWLADWYTKNSDGKGVGFFQIGGGIAGDFPICVVPMLYQDMEMENIPFWSYFCQISDSTTSYGSYSGAVPNEKITWGKLDIDTPKFIVESDATIVAPLIFAWILKQ; encoded by the coding sequence ATGAGCACTACAAGAGGACCAATATCTCAGTTTATTGAGCGCAACTATCTGCACTTTAACGCCGCGGCTTTAATGGATGCAGCCAAAGGATACGAAACACACCTGCTGGAAGGCGGTAAAATGATGGTGACCCTTGCCGGCGCCATGAGTACTGCCGAACTGGGCATATCGCTGGCCGAGATGATACGCCAGGGAAAGATCGATATTATCAGCTGCACTGGTGCCAACCTGGAAGAGGATATTATGAACCTGGTAGCACACTCGCACTATAAACGTGTACCTAACTACCGCGATTTAAGTCCGCAGGAAGAACGTGAGTTGTTGGATAACCACTTTAACCGCGTTACCGATACCTGTATCCCCGAGGAAGAAGCCTTCCGGCGCTTGCAAAAACATATTGAAAAAATATGGAAAGATGCCGAGGCTAGTGGCGAACGCTATTTCCCGCACGAGTTTATGTACAAAATATTGCTGAGCGGCGAGCTGGAGCAATACTATGAGATAGACCCCAAAAATTCGTGGATGCTGGCCGCTGCCGAGCGTAACCTGCCAATTGTAGTACCCGGCTGGGAAGACAGCACCATGGGCAACATCTTTGCCTCGTACGTTATTAAGGGTGAAATTACCGCTACCACTGTAAAAGGCGGCATTGAATACATGGCCTGGCTGGCCGATTGGTATACCAAAAACTCGGATGGTAAAGGCGTAGGCTTTTTCCAGATAGGTGGGGGTATTGCCGGCGATTTTCCTATTTGCGTAGTGCCTATGCTATACCAGGATATGGAGATGGAAAATATACCGTTCTGGAGTTATTTCTGCCAGATATCCGATTCAACCACCTCATATGGTTCATATTCGGGCGCGGTACCTAACGAGAAGATCACCTGGGGTAAGCTGGATATAGACACCCCGAAATTTATAGTAGAAAGCGATGCTACTATTGTAGCCCCGTTAATTTTTGCCTGGATATTGAAGCAATAG
- a CDS encoding pyridoxal phosphate-dependent aminotransferase: MSILSDRINNLAESATIKMAKMGRELAAKGVDVISLSFGEPDFHTPEHVKDAAKKAMDDNFTYYTPVAGYPDLRKAISKKLKDENGLDYDASQIVVSTGAKQAIANAVLCLVNPGDEVIIPTPYWVSYSEVVKLAEGKSVFIDTTVEQNFKITPEQLEAAITPKSKLFMFSSPCNPTGSVYSKSELEGLAKVFEKHPEIYILSDEIYEHINFIGGHESIAQFDSIKDRVVIINGFSKAYAMTGWRIGYTASNKEIAVACDKMQGQITSGTCSITQRAGTAAYEGGLESVLQMREQFQKRRDIVYKLLKDIDGLTVNLPEGAFYFFPNVTSFFGKSYNGKTIKDSDDLSIFLLEEGHVATVGGDSFGDPKSIRLSYAAAEDKLIEACRRIKEALGKLK, from the coding sequence ATGAGCATATTAAGTGACCGGATTAACAACCTTGCAGAATCAGCAACTATAAAAATGGCCAAAATGGGCCGCGAACTGGCTGCCAAAGGTGTAGATGTAATTAGTTTAAGCTTCGGCGAGCCCGATTTTCATACCCCTGAACATGTGAAGGATGCGGCCAAGAAGGCCATGGATGATAACTTTACTTATTATACGCCTGTTGCCGGTTATCCCGATCTGCGTAAAGCCATCTCAAAAAAACTGAAGGATGAAAATGGCCTTGACTACGATGCCAGCCAAATTGTAGTTTCAACCGGCGCTAAACAAGCTATAGCTAACGCCGTGTTGTGTTTGGTTAACCCGGGCGATGAAGTGATCATCCCTACACCTTACTGGGTATCCTATTCAGAAGTGGTAAAACTGGCTGAAGGCAAAAGTGTGTTTATTGATACCACGGTTGAACAGAACTTTAAAATTACCCCCGAACAGTTAGAAGCGGCTATTACGCCGAAATCTAAACTGTTTATGTTTTCATCGCCATGTAACCCTACTGGCAGCGTATATAGCAAATCCGAACTGGAAGGCTTAGCCAAAGTGTTTGAAAAACATCCTGAAATATACATATTGAGTGATGAAATATATGAACATATCAACTTTATAGGCGGGCACGAATCTATTGCCCAGTTTGATAGTATTAAAGACCGCGTGGTGATCATCAACGGCTTTAGTAAGGCTTACGCCATGACCGGCTGGAGGATTGGTTACACGGCATCTAATAAAGAGATAGCGGTTGCTTGTGATAAAATGCAGGGACAGATCACATCAGGGACCTGTTCTATTACTCAGCGTGCTGGTACTGCTGCCTATGAGGGCGGCCTGGAAAGCGTATTGCAAATGCGCGAACAATTCCAAAAACGCCGCGATATTGTTTATAAGCTATTAAAGGATATTGATGGCTTAACAGTTAACCTGCCCGAAGGTGCGTTCTACTTCTTCCCAAATGTGACTTCGTTTTTTGGTAAAAGCTATAATGGCAAAACCATTAAAGATAGCGACGATCTGAGCATCTTCTTGCTGGAAGAAGGCCATGTAGCCACTGTAGGCGGCGATTCATTCGGCGACCCTAAATCTATCCGTTTATCTTATGCCGCAGCTGAAGATAAATTAATAGAAGCTTGCAGAAGGATCAAAGAAGCATTGGGGAAATTGAAGTAA